The following are from one region of the Ignavibacteriota bacterium genome:
- a CDS encoding histidine kinase, which translates to MRFKIQNILLVSSIYDYYLFEEDGRLYELIRSEYQNLNLSQAPEITHVTTGEEAIELLKEEHNFDLIITTLHIEDMHVVKFAHQVKNLAVKLPVILLAYDNIERKELTTHYDTSGFERIFIWNGDFHLLIGIIKYIEDKMNVEEDTQNIDVQVIILVEDNIKFYSSYLPLIYTEIFNQSQRLIQEGINITHKFLRMRARPKILLCTTYEEAWHYFEMYEDNVLGIITDNNFRHYGVRDTEAGLKFATAVKQRQKDIPILIQTSDQILAAKVKNIGASYLHKNSPRLLHDLHEFMLEHFGFGDFIFELRDGTAVGRAANLRELADQIAKIPEESLLHHAEGNHFSRWLKARTEFDLAYQLRPRKVSDFDSPEHLRQVLISAIHSYLEEGIKGVILDFKKETFDPKNSFARIGGGSLGGKARGLGFINTLIANYNIKNIFKGVEISVPSAVVIGTEVFDQFINENNLENYAFSENEDVKITQKFIEAYHFPKEIKQKLYDFLEITREPLAVRSSSLLEDAQFQPFAGVYQTYMLPNSNSDINVRLDELLHTIKAVYASTYHQKTKDYMKATAYRLEEEKMAVIVQRLVGSEHKGKFYPDFAGVAKSFNFYPVAPQKSEDGIAMVALGLGETVVQGGNSIRFCPRYPKHLLQFFSTKDTLKHAQQEFYALDLNGKLVHHPESTKDPLVKTYSLSESESDGTLLNVGSTYSPADEAVYDGISRDGIRVVTFAPILKHRMFPLSEILDLLLGLGSWGMGSTVEIEFAVNLNVQPDKPKEFAMLQMRPLVISKEFDELKIDFKKEDLICQSKQVLGNGVTDSIYDLVFVDHSRFDRSKSREVAAELAKLNSKLLNEKRPYVLIGVGRWGSLDPWLGIPVTWDQISGAAAIVESGFKDFEVEPSQGSHFFQNITSFRIGYFTVDASSKIGFIDWDWLLNQPVIEELNFAKHLKFKDPIAVKINGHKNIGIILKPQNL; encoded by the coding sequence ATGCGATTCAAGATTCAGAATATTCTGCTTGTATCCAGCATTTATGATTATTACCTGTTTGAAGAAGATGGAAGATTATATGAATTAATAAGAAGCGAATATCAAAATCTTAATCTAAGCCAGGCTCCGGAAATTACTCACGTTACTACAGGCGAAGAAGCAATTGAATTGTTGAAAGAAGAACACAATTTTGATTTGATTATCACCACGCTTCATATTGAAGATATGCACGTAGTTAAGTTCGCACACCAGGTTAAGAATTTAGCAGTCAAGCTGCCAGTTATACTTCTTGCTTACGATAACATAGAACGAAAAGAACTTACTACTCATTATGATACTTCTGGTTTTGAAAGAATTTTTATTTGGAACGGCGACTTCCATCTCCTCATAGGAATAATTAAATATATTGAAGATAAAATGAACGTTGAAGAAGATACTCAGAACATTGACGTTCAGGTTATAATTCTTGTGGAAGATAACATTAAATTCTATTCATCCTATCTTCCATTGATATACACGGAGATATTTAATCAGTCGCAGCGACTTATTCAGGAAGGAATTAACATCACTCATAAATTTTTAAGAATGAGAGCCAGACCGAAAATCCTTCTTTGCACAACTTATGAAGAAGCATGGCATTATTTCGAAATGTATGAAGACAATGTACTTGGAATTATCACAGACAATAATTTCAGACATTATGGTGTTCGGGATACCGAAGCTGGTTTAAAATTTGCAACGGCAGTTAAACAACGACAAAAAGATATTCCGATTCTTATTCAAACAAGTGACCAGATTCTCGCTGCAAAAGTTAAAAATATTGGTGCTTCCTACCTTCATAAAAATTCACCGCGGCTTTTACACGACCTTCATGAATTTATGCTTGAGCATTTTGGTTTTGGAGATTTTATTTTTGAATTGAGGGATGGAACCGCGGTTGGACGAGCAGCAAATTTAAGAGAACTTGCCGATCAGATTGCTAAAATTCCCGAAGAAAGTTTGCTTCATCATGCTGAAGGAAATCATTTTTCCAGATGGTTGAAAGCAAGAACAGAATTTGATCTCGCTTATCAGCTAAGACCACGAAAGGTTTCTGATTTTGATTCACCGGAACATCTCAGGCAGGTTCTTATTTCTGCTATTCATAGTTACCTTGAAGAAGGAATTAAAGGAGTAATACTGGATTTTAAAAAGGAAACTTTCGATCCCAAAAATAGTTTTGCACGGATTGGCGGCGGATCTCTTGGTGGAAAAGCTCGGGGACTTGGTTTTATCAACACTTTAATTGCCAATTATAACATCAAAAATATTTTTAAAGGAGTTGAGATATCAGTTCCATCTGCGGTTGTAATCGGCACAGAAGTTTTTGATCAATTCATAAATGAAAATAATCTTGAAAACTATGCCTTTAGTGAAAACGAGGATGTTAAAATCACCCAGAAATTTATTGAGGCATATCATTTTCCAAAAGAGATAAAACAAAAGCTTTATGATTTTCTTGAAATAACGAGAGAACCTCTTGCAGTGAGATCATCAAGTTTGCTTGAAGATGCGCAATTTCAACCCTTTGCTGGTGTTTACCAGACATATATGCTGCCGAACAGTAACTCTGATATTAATGTACGATTAGATGAACTGCTTCATACAATCAAAGCTGTTTATGCTTCAACATATCATCAAAAAACAAAAGATTATATGAAAGCGACTGCATATCGTCTTGAAGAAGAAAAGATGGCAGTTATTGTTCAAAGACTTGTTGGATCAGAACACAAAGGAAAATTTTATCCTGATTTTGCAGGAGTTGCCAAGTCTTTCAACTTTTATCCTGTTGCACCGCAAAAATCCGAGGATGGAATTGCAATGGTTGCTCTCGGACTTGGTGAAACTGTTGTGCAAGGTGGAAATTCAATCAGGTTCTGTCCGCGTTATCCGAAACATCTGCTTCAATTTTTTTCCACCAAAGACACACTGAAACATGCTCAACAGGAATTTTATGCTCTCGACCTGAACGGAAAACTCGTCCATCATCCTGAATCGACAAAAGATCCGCTCGTGAAAACCTACAGTCTTTCTGAATCCGAATCCGATGGTACATTACTCAATGTTGGTTCTACTTACTCGCCTGCAGATGAAGCAGTATATGACGGAATCTCGCGCGATGGAATCAGAGTAGTTACTTTTGCACCAATACTTAAACATAGGATGTTTCCTCTTTCAGAAATACTTGATTTGCTTTTAGGATTGGGTTCGTGGGGAATGGGTTCAACTGTTGAGATTGAGTTTGCTGTCAATCTGAATGTTCAACCGGACAAACCAAAAGAATTTGCGATGCTGCAGATGAGACCGTTGGTTATTAGTAAGGAATTTGATGAACTAAAAATAGATTTTAAAAAAGAAGATTTAATCTGTCAAAGCAAACAGGTTCTCGGTAACGGTGTTACAGATTCTATATATGATCTGGTGTTTGTTGATCACAGCCGGTTTGACAGAAGTAAAAGCAGAGAAGTTGCGGCAGAACTTGCCAAACTTAATTCCAAATTATTGAATGAAAAACGACCGTATGTTTTAATTGGTGTCGGAAGATGGGGATCGCTTGACCCCTGGCTTGGAATTCCTGTTACGTGGGATCAGATTTCTGGCGCTGCTGCAATTGTTGAATCTGGCTTTAAAGATTTTGAAGTAGAACCTTCACAAGGCTCACACTTTTTTCAGAATATTACTTCTTTCCGTATCGGTTATTTTACTGTTGATGCATCCAGCAAAATAGGTTTTATTGATTGGGATTGGCTGCTCAATCAACCTGTGATTGAAGAATTAAATTTTGCCAAACATCTGAAATTTAAAGATCCGATCGCAGTAAAAATCAATGGTCACAAAAATATCGGGATCATTTTAAAACCACAGAATTTATAA
- a CDS encoding T9SS type A sorting domain-containing protein encodes MKKNILIIVLCFIAASVLFGQNYKEVKIYLNDRSDIQSLVDAGMQFDHFNFNKDNTIDVFISESDFTILQSTGFNYEILIDDWYTHYANLPKMSEAEKNAELQKVEQDFGITGFNYGTMGGFYTLAEVNAELDEMFNQYPNLITQKVSIGTTVEGRPIYMVKISDNPSLSETEPQILYTALHHAREPESMEQMIFFMFYLLENYGTDPEATYLVNNREMYFVPVLNPDGYEYNRQTDPNGGGMWRKNRKNNGGSYGIDLNRNYGPFAYWNSSYGGSSTDPSSDTYRGSSAFSENETAAIRDFYSTKNISCTLNYHTYGNYLIYPYGCFPWVTADSLTFFEFANDITAYNGYSAGTAMQTVGYNVRGTSDDFAYDGDLVNNHGKIFAMTPEVGTTGFWPSQSEIIPLAVENLLPNLYYAWVAGESIHLQNPNFSQQYFNPGDFVNMLPSFRNKGLSTGYNVNITVNSLSSYATINSGNAAMDSIQARSSAQVTVPLTFTISAAAPAEEEIKLEFVISLNSSVVRKDTISLIIGTPVLVFADTTNNPPNLWTLTSNNSKFWEATTTSFHTAPNSYTDSKVGNYLSNAVVTMTLTTAINLTAYINPRLVFWTKYDMESNWDYGQVDISTNNGSTWYPLQGQYTEPGVGSFQPNGEPLYDGLRTNWVREEISLASYKAVQNKIRFQLNADGSVQRDGWYVDDIGIIVYQIIPVEMLSFAAVANSNNILLSWSTASEMNNRIFEIQRADGNDGENNLNWISIGSVEGKGTTTEQTDYSFADKNPINGVSYYRLKQIDFDGTFRILNAEMVEFDFVKEYALEQNYPNPFNPTTVINYSIPAAGQVKLTVYNLLGSELAVLVNEFKEAGNYSVEFSTEDLKSNLGSGVYIYTLKSGAFMQTRKMMVLK; translated from the coding sequence GTGAAAAAAAATATACTAATCATTGTTCTGTGCTTCATTGCTGCGTCTGTTTTATTCGGACAGAATTACAAAGAAGTTAAAATATATCTGAACGATAGAAGTGATATACAAAGTCTTGTTGATGCAGGAATGCAGTTCGATCATTTTAATTTCAACAAGGATAACACAATTGACGTTTTTATCAGTGAAAGTGATTTTACAATTCTTCAATCCACCGGTTTTAATTATGAAATTTTGATTGATGATTGGTACACTCATTATGCAAACCTTCCTAAAATGAGCGAAGCTGAAAAAAATGCTGAGCTGCAAAAAGTGGAACAGGATTTTGGAATAACCGGATTTAATTATGGAACGATGGGTGGTTTTTATACTCTCGCCGAAGTTAATGCAGAGCTCGATGAAATGTTTAATCAGTATCCGAATTTAATTACTCAAAAAGTTTCAATTGGAACAACGGTTGAAGGCAGACCAATTTATATGGTCAAGATTTCTGATAATCCTTCATTAAGTGAAACTGAACCTCAGATTCTCTATACAGCACTTCACCACGCAAGAGAACCTGAAAGCATGGAGCAGATGATTTTCTTTATGTTTTATCTACTTGAAAATTATGGAACTGATCCTGAAGCAACATATTTAGTTAACAACCGGGAAATGTATTTTGTACCGGTGCTGAATCCTGATGGATATGAATATAACAGACAAACGGATCCGAATGGTGGTGGTATGTGGAGAAAGAACAGAAAGAATAATGGTGGAAGTTATGGTATCGACTTAAATAGAAACTATGGACCTTTTGCTTATTGGAATTCATCCTACGGTGGTTCAAGCACCGATCCTTCCAGTGACACTTATCGTGGTTCATCTGCTTTCTCAGAAAATGAAACTGCAGCAATAAGAGATTTCTACTCAACAAAAAATATAAGCTGCACACTTAACTATCACACTTACGGAAATTATTTGATTTACCCTTATGGATGTTTTCCATGGGTAACAGCAGACTCATTAACATTCTTTGAATTTGCAAATGATATAACTGCATATAATGGATATTCCGCCGGAACGGCAATGCAAACAGTCGGATATAACGTAAGAGGAACAAGCGATGATTTTGCTTATGATGGTGATCTGGTTAACAATCACGGGAAAATATTTGCGATGACTCCTGAAGTTGGAACAACCGGATTCTGGCCATCACAAAGTGAAATTATTCCACTTGCTGTTGAAAACTTATTACCAAATCTTTACTATGCATGGGTAGCTGGTGAATCAATCCATTTGCAAAACCCTAACTTTTCACAACAATATTTTAACCCTGGTGATTTTGTAAATATGCTTCCTTCTTTCAGGAACAAAGGATTATCAACTGGATACAATGTCAATATTACAGTCAACTCATTAAGCAGTTATGCAACGATTAATTCCGGCAATGCTGCAATGGATTCCATTCAGGCAAGATCATCAGCACAGGTTACCGTTCCATTGACTTTTACGATTTCTGCGGCTGCTCCTGCTGAAGAAGAAATTAAACTCGAATTTGTCATCAGTTTAAATTCAAGTGTTGTAAGAAAAGATACAATTAGTTTAATTATTGGAACTCCGGTTTTGGTTTTTGCCGATACTACGAATAATCCACCGAACTTATGGACATTAACGAGTAACAACAGCAAATTCTGGGAAGCAACAACAACTTCATTTCATACTGCACCAAATTCTTATACTGATAGTAAAGTCGGAAATTATCTGAGTAATGCCGTTGTAACGATGACATTGACAACTGCCATAAATCTGACAGCATACATTAATCCGCGATTGGTATTCTGGACAAAATATGATATGGAAAGCAACTGGGATTATGGTCAGGTTGATATATCCACAAATAACGGATCAACCTGGTATCCTTTGCAAGGACAATATACTGAACCCGGAGTTGGAAGTTTTCAGCCAAACGGAGAACCACTTTATGATGGCTTGCGAACTAACTGGGTAAGAGAAGAAATAAGTCTTGCTTCCTACAAAGCTGTACAAAATAAAATCAGGTTTCAACTTAATGCTGATGGTTCTGTTCAACGCGATGGCTGGTATGTTGATGATATTGGAATTATTGTTTATCAGATTATTCCGGTTGAAATGCTTTCATTCGCTGCTGTGGCGAATTCTAATAATATTTTGCTTTCTTGGTCAACTGCATCAGAAATGAATAACAGAATATTTGAAATTCAAAGAGCAGACGGCAATGATGGTGAAAATAATCTGAACTGGATTTCAATTGGTAGTGTTGAAGGTAAAGGAACCACCACTGAGCAAACAGATTATTCCTTTGCAGATAAAAATCCAATCAACGGAGTATCTTATTACCGTTTGAAACAAATTGATTTTGATGGAACGTTCAGAATCCTGAACGCCGAAATGGTTGAATTTGATTTCGTTAAAGAATATGCTTTAGAACAAAATTATCCGAACCCGTTTAACCCCACAACTGTTATCAATTACTCAATCCCTGCAGCCGGACAGGTGAAGTTAACAGTTTACAACTTACTCGGTTCTGAATTAGCAGTTCTTGTTAACGAATTTAAAGAAGCGGGGAATTACTCTGTCGAATTTTCAACTGAAGATTTAAAGAGCAATTTGGGATCCGGTGTTTATATCTATACTCTGAAGTCGGGTGCTTTTATGCAAACACGAAAGATGATGGTTTTAAAGTAA
- a CDS encoding HAD family hydrolase has translation MKMIKHVCFDLDGTLVDSKDTILNSTKAALDQLKITYDLDEDVFTNMIGKHFVDIFEELKIDVPDFDKFITIYKALYFDYMDSSYLYTGVQQLLQYLNENKIKVSLLTTKVQEQADKIIDYFELRSSFDYVMGRRDGLAHKPSPEPLLFICDELKIKPSDTLMVGDTELDIQCGIGAGAKTCGVLFGYRKKEQLEKEKSDFIIARLNELKNFLD, from the coding sequence ATGAAAATGATTAAACATGTCTGTTTCGATCTGGATGGAACTCTTGTCGATTCAAAGGATACAATTCTAAATAGTACAAAAGCAGCTTTAGATCAATTAAAAATCACTTACGATTTAGATGAAGATGTTTTCACAAATATGATTGGAAAACATTTCGTTGATATTTTTGAAGAATTAAAAATTGATGTTCCGGACTTCGATAAATTTATTACTATCTACAAAGCTCTCTACTTCGATTATATGGATTCATCCTATCTTTATACCGGAGTTCAGCAATTGCTTCAATATCTGAATGAAAATAAAATTAAAGTTTCGTTGCTCACTACCAAAGTTCAGGAACAGGCGGATAAAATAATTGATTATTTTGAATTAAGATCTTCGTTTGATTATGTGATGGGTAGAAGAGACGGATTAGCACACAAGCCTTCACCTGAACCTCTGCTTTTTATTTGTGATGAATTAAAAATTAAACCATCCGATACATTGATGGTAGGTGATACTGAACTTGATATTCAGTGTGGAATCGGTGCTGGTGCAAAAACGTGCGGAGTTTTATTTGGTTATAGAAAAAAAGAACAGCTTGAAAAGGAAAAATCGGACTTTATTATTGCAAGATTAAACGAACTTAAAAACTTTCTGGATTAA
- a CDS encoding class I fructose-bisphosphate aldolase, whose protein sequence is MLKKIQELLGKEADELLSYKAKFPKEQLHLPGPDFVDRIFLQTDRSPNVLRNLNWILHTGRLSGTGYVSILPVDQGIEHSAGASFAPNPMYFDPENIVKLAVEGGCNACASTLGVLGMVSRKYAHKIPFILKLNHNELLTYPNKFDQIMFAGVQQAFDMGAAAVGATIYFGSDESTRQIVEVSQAFQFAHELGMATVLWCYLRNSAFKSDKDYHVSADLTGQANHLGVTIEADIIKQKLPENNGGYNALKFGKTSKKVYTDLTTDHPIDLTRYQVINNYMGRAGLINSGGASGENDFAEAAKTAIINKRAGGMGLISGRKAFQRPMADGVKLLNLIQDVYLTKEITVA, encoded by the coding sequence ATGTTAAAAAAGATTCAGGAATTACTAGGCAAAGAAGCTGACGAGTTGTTAAGCTACAAAGCAAAATTTCCAAAAGAACAATTGCATTTACCCGGTCCTGATTTTGTTGACCGGATTTTTTTACAAACTGACAGAAGTCCGAATGTTCTTAGAAACTTAAACTGGATTCTTCACACAGGGAGATTATCCGGAACAGGTTATGTTTCCATTCTTCCTGTTGATCAGGGAATTGAACATTCTGCGGGTGCATCTTTTGCACCAAACCCAATGTACTTTGATCCGGAAAATATTGTTAAGCTCGCAGTAGAAGGCGGATGCAATGCCTGTGCATCAACACTTGGTGTGCTTGGAATGGTTTCCAGAAAATATGCACATAAAATTCCATTCATTCTGAAACTCAATCATAATGAGTTGTTAACTTACCCGAACAAATTTGATCAGATAATGTTTGCAGGAGTTCAGCAGGCATTTGATATGGGAGCTGCTGCTGTTGGTGCAACAATTTATTTCGGTTCAGATGAGAGCACAAGACAGATCGTTGAAGTGAGCCAGGCATTTCAGTTTGCACACGAGCTTGGAATGGCAACAGTTTTATGGTGCTATCTAAGAAATTCTGCTTTCAAATCTGATAAAGATTATCACGTATCAGCAGATTTAACCGGACAGGCAAACCATCTCGGTGTTACAATTGAAGCAGACATTATCAAGCAGAAACTTCCAGAAAACAACGGCGGATACAACGCTTTGAAGTTCGGAAAAACAAGTAAGAAGGTTTACACAGATTTAACAACTGACCACCCAATTGATTTAACACGTTACCAGGTAATAAATAATTACATGGGAAGAGCAGGATTAATAAACAGTGGTGGTGCTTCCGGTGAAAATGATTTTGCCGAAGCTGCAAAGACTGCAATTATTAACAAGCGTGCCGGCGGAATGGGATTGATCTCAGGAAGAAAAGCTTTCCAGCGTCCGATGGCAGATGGTGTGAAGCTGCTTAATCTTATCCAGGATGTTTATCTTACCAAAGAGATAACAGTAGCGTAA
- the ypdA gene encoding YpdA family putative bacillithiol disulfide reductase, whose translation MNNKKIIIIGAGPIGLACGIEAEKRNFDYLIIDKGCLVNSLFHYPTNMIFFSTADRLEIGDVPFVSHSDKPTRKESLEYYRRVADAWNLNIKTYEKVESIEGSANQFKVISNKNIYDATQVIIATGFYDFPNLMNIPGEDKSKVKHYFDEAHPYAYLKLVVVGGGNSAVDVALETFRRGSEVTMVVREPSLKDSIKYWVRPDIENRIKEGSIKAYFNSELSEIRDDEVEIKTSSGKASVKNDFVFAMTGYHPDYSFLKKAGIKISEDEEQIPSFDEKTFETNIPGIYLAGVVCGGMDTGKWFIENARFQALNIFDDISAKS comes from the coding sequence ATGAACAACAAAAAAATTATAATAATAGGAGCAGGTCCGATTGGCTTAGCTTGCGGTATCGAAGCTGAGAAAAGAAATTTTGATTATCTGATAATTGATAAAGGCTGTCTTGTGAATTCACTTTTTCATTACCCGACTAATATGATTTTCTTTTCAACAGCAGATAGATTGGAAATTGGAGATGTACCATTTGTCTCTCATAGCGATAAACCTACAAGAAAAGAATCGCTTGAATATTACCGACGGGTTGCTGACGCATGGAATCTTAATATCAAAACTTATGAAAAAGTTGAAAGTATTGAAGGATCGGCAAATCAATTCAAGGTAATCAGCAATAAAAATATTTATGATGCAACGCAAGTAATTATAGCAACAGGATTTTATGATTTTCCTAATCTGATGAATATACCCGGAGAAGATAAATCAAAAGTAAAACATTATTTTGATGAAGCGCATCCTTATGCATATTTAAAATTAGTGGTTGTTGGTGGAGGAAATTCTGCTGTTGATGTTGCATTGGAAACTTTTCGGCGCGGGTCGGAGGTTACTATGGTTGTAAGAGAACCTTCATTGAAAGATAGTATAAAGTACTGGGTTCGACCGGATATTGAAAACCGGATTAAAGAAGGAAGTATCAAAGCATATTTTAATTCTGAATTATCAGAAATCCGCGATGATGAAGTCGAGATCAAAACATCATCAGGAAAAGCGTCAGTAAAAAATGATTTTGTATTTGCAATGACAGGCTATCATCCCGATTATTCATTTCTCAAAAAAGCAGGAATAAAAATTTCAGAAGATGAGGAACAAATTCCTTCGTTCGATGAGAAAACATTCGAGACAAATATCCCGGGAATTTATCTTGCTGGTGTTGTCTGCGGTGGAATGGATACAGGAAAATGGTTCATCGAAAATGCGAGATTTCAGGCATTAAATATCTTTGATGATATTTCAGCAAAAAGCTGA
- the gdhA gene encoding NADP-specific glutamate dehydrogenase, protein MSEYTEKILKDVKTKNPSEPEFHQAVQEMLESLEVVVEKHSEYRSLKILERMVEPERVIMFRVPWMDDQGVIQVNRGFRIEMNSAIGPYKGGLRFHPSVNLGILKFLAFEQVFKNSLTTLPMGGGKGGSDFNPKGKSDNEIMRFCQSFMTELFRHIGPDTDVPAGDIGVGAREIGFLYGQYKRLKNEFTGVLTGKGLNWGGSLVRPEATGFGCVYFAEEMLKTKKTSFDGKIVAVSGFGNVAWGAVRKATELGAKVVTLSGPDGYIYDPDGIKGEKIDYMLKLRSSNKDIVEDYAKEFKVKFFAGKKPWEVKVDVALPCATQNEIYPEDAKELLKNGCMCICEGANMPTTIDAYNIIRDAKILYSPGKASNAGGVATSGLEMTQNSMRLPWSREEVDKRLHEIMIRIHDTCVTTAERFGTPGNYVNGANIAGFLKVADAMIDQGLV, encoded by the coding sequence ATGTCAGAATACACAGAAAAAATATTAAAGGATGTTAAAACTAAAAATCCCAGCGAACCGGAATTTCATCAGGCAGTTCAGGAAATGCTCGAATCACTCGAGGTAGTTGTCGAGAAACATTCTGAATACAGATCATTAAAAATTCTTGAAAGAATGGTAGAGCCTGAAAGAGTTATTATGTTCCGTGTTCCATGGATGGATGATCAGGGGGTAATTCAAGTCAATCGCGGTTTCAGAATTGAAATGAACAGTGCTATTGGTCCTTATAAAGGTGGACTTCGTTTTCACCCATCAGTGAATCTTGGAATATTAAAATTTTTAGCCTTTGAGCAGGTCTTTAAAAATTCATTAACCACTCTTCCGATGGGAGGAGGAAAAGGCGGCTCAGATTTTAATCCGAAAGGTAAAAGCGATAATGAAATAATGCGCTTTTGTCAGAGCTTTATGACTGAACTTTTCAGGCATATTGGTCCAGACACTGACGTACCAGCAGGAGATATCGGTGTTGGCGCAAGAGAAATTGGGTTTCTTTATGGACAGTACAAAAGATTAAAAAATGAATTCACCGGAGTTCTTACCGGTAAAGGATTGAACTGGGGCGGTTCGCTTGTTCGTCCCGAAGCAACTGGTTTTGGTTGCGTCTATTTTGCAGAAGAAATGTTGAAGACTAAAAAGACTTCCTTCGATGGAAAAATTGTTGCCGTTTCAGGATTTGGAAACGTTGCCTGGGGTGCAGTCCGGAAAGCAACTGAACTCGGTGCAAAGGTTGTAACACTTTCTGGACCTGATGGATATATTTATGATCCCGATGGTATAAAAGGTGAAAAGATTGATTATATGTTAAAGCTGCGTTCTAGCAACAAAGATATAGTTGAAGATTATGCAAAAGAATTTAAAGTAAAATTCTTCGCAGGTAAAAAACCCTGGGAAGTAAAAGTTGATGTTGCTCTTCCCTGTGCAACTCAAAATGAAATTTACCCTGAAGATGCAAAAGAATTATTGAAGAATGGATGTATGTGTATTTGCGAAGGTGCAAATATGCCAACAACAATTGATGCTTATAATATTATCCGTGATGCAAAAATTCTTTACTCACCCGGTAAAGCATCAAACGCTGGCGGCGTTGCTACATCAGGATTGGAAATGACGCAAAACAGTATGCGGCTGCCTTGGTCAAGAGAAGAAGTTGATAAACGCTTACACGAAATAATGATCCGGATACACGATACTTGTGTTACCACTGCTGAAAGATTCGGAACACCGGGAAATTATGTTAACGGTGCAAACATTGCCGGATTCTTAAAAGTCGCAGATGCAATGATTGATCAGGGACTCGTATAA
- a CDS encoding DMT family transporter: MTWFFIALLSSFLSAFAAITQKKVLFNLNPVQFSFYLSIANLVLSIPFFFFVDYNAINFSNLSVLFIKSLIGVAAFLCVMTSLKNLQISNALPLLALTPGFVALFAFIFLGEALKFYEVLGLISLIAGTYILESKNLKEILFPLNVFFKSRYHQYILAALLLFTASSVMDKLLVAKMNLTPISLTAFQHAYFAGLFFIIYFAFKGKLENHSPKINKTDVLWILLISVLTIGYRYTQIVSISLASVALTLAVKRTSVLWATVIGGKIFKDTNLLKKTIAVLFILLGAILILRD; encoded by the coding sequence ATGACCTGGTTTTTCATTGCACTGCTTTCATCTTTTCTTTCTGCGTTTGCTGCGATAACTCAGAAGAAAGTTCTGTTCAATCTTAATCCAGTTCAGTTTTCGTTTTATCTTTCAATCGCAAACCTGGTTTTGTCTATTCCCTTTTTCTTTTTTGTTGATTACAACGCGATTAACTTTTCTAATCTATCAGTGCTGTTTATAAAATCTTTGATTGGTGTTGCAGCATTTTTATGTGTGATGACCTCTCTGAAGAATCTACAAATTAGTAATGCATTGCCTTTGCTTGCACTAACTCCGGGATTTGTAGCTCTGTTTGCTTTTATTTTTCTTGGAGAAGCACTAAAATTTTATGAAGTTCTTGGTTTGATTTCTTTAATCGCTGGAACTTACATTCTCGAAAGTAAAAACCTGAAAGAAATTCTTTTCCCGCTGAATGTATTTTTCAAGTCGAGGTATCATCAATACATTCTTGCTGCACTATTGTTGTTCACTGCTTCATCTGTTATGGATAAACTGCTTGTAGCAAAAATGAATCTTACACCAATATCATTAACAGCATTTCAGCACGCTTATTTCGCCGGACTGTTCTTCATCATTTACTTTGCGTTTAAAGGAAAGCTTGAAAATCATTCTCCGAAAATAAATAAAACTGATGTTCTCTGGATTTTATTGATTTCTGTTTTAACAATTGGCTATCGCTACACACAGATTGTTTCAATAAGTCTTGCTTCAGTCGCACTGACGCTTGCAGTGAAGCGAACTTCGGTTTTGTGGGCAACGGTAATTGGCGGAAAGATTTTTAAAGACACTAACTTGCTCAAGAAAACCATTGCTGTTTTATTTATTCTCCTTGGTGCGATATTAATTTTGAGGGATTAA